One region of Collinsella aerofaciens ATCC 25986 genomic DNA includes:
- the hypE gene encoding hydrogenase expression/formation protein HypE, producing the protein MSHSVTDSTVLLGHGSGGQMMKRIIDEVFLDAFGSPELLEGNDAGVATLPASGRIAMSTDSFVVSPQFFPGGNIGRLAVCGTVNDVATSGANVRYLSCGFILEEGYPMDKLHQIVQTMAETAHEAGVSIITGDTKVVERGGADGVYINTAGVGEVPAGVALSGANCRPGDVILVSGTLGDHGIAIMSQREGLAFSSTIESDAAPLNHLIADVLSAAPDTRCFRDPTRGGLASTLNEFAQASGVAMEVDEDAVPVRPGVQAACEMLGYDVLQVANEGKMVAVVPAEQADAALSAMRAARYGENAAIIGRVLPLESGARPAVRVRTGWGSTRILDMLVGEQLPRIC; encoded by the coding sequence ATGTCCCATAGCGTTACCGATAGCACCGTCCTGCTGGGCCACGGCTCCGGCGGCCAGATGATGAAACGCATCATCGATGAGGTCTTTTTGGATGCCTTTGGGTCGCCCGAGCTGCTCGAAGGCAACGACGCCGGCGTCGCCACGCTGCCCGCGAGCGGGCGCATCGCCATGTCGACCGACAGCTTTGTAGTCTCGCCGCAGTTCTTCCCCGGTGGCAACATCGGCCGCCTCGCCGTGTGCGGAACCGTCAACGACGTCGCGACCTCGGGCGCCAACGTGCGCTACCTATCGTGCGGCTTCATCCTCGAAGAGGGCTATCCCATGGATAAGCTCCACCAGATTGTGCAGACGATGGCCGAAACGGCGCACGAAGCGGGCGTGTCCATAATCACGGGCGACACTAAGGTGGTCGAGCGCGGCGGGGCCGACGGCGTCTATATCAATACCGCCGGTGTGGGCGAGGTACCCGCGGGCGTGGCGCTCAGTGGCGCAAACTGCCGGCCCGGCGACGTCATCCTGGTGTCGGGCACACTGGGCGACCACGGCATCGCCATCATGAGTCAGCGCGAGGGTCTGGCGTTTTCGAGCACCATCGAAAGCGACGCCGCGCCGCTCAACCACCTGATTGCCGATGTGCTTTCCGCAGCACCCGACACACGCTGCTTCCGCGACCCCACGCGCGGTGGCCTGGCGTCCACACTCAACGAGTTTGCCCAGGCCAGCGGTGTTGCCATGGAGGTCGACGAAGATGCCGTGCCCGTGCGTCCCGGCGTGCAGGCCGCCTGCGAAATGCTCGGCTACGATGTACTGCAGGTGGCAAACGAGGGCAAGATGGTTGCCGTCGTGCCTGCCGAGCAAGCCGATGCCGCGCTGAGCGCCATGCGCGCCGCCCGCTACGGCGAGAATGCCGCCATCATCGGTCGCGTGCTGCCGCTTGAGTCAGGCGCCCGTCCCGCCGTGCGCGTGCGCACCGGCTGGGGCTCGACTCGTATCCTCGACATGCTCGTGGGAGAGCAGCTGCCGAGGATTTGCTAA
- a CDS encoding HAD family hydrolase: MAAAFSHVIFDLDGTILNTLEDLAAAGNHTCETHGWPTFAVDEYRYKVGNGMLKLVERFMPAEYAGDSRMFEQTLAEFRAYYGEHKEDHTAPYAGTIEMLDRLRAAGVQLAVLTNKDHVSAAPLIEKYFGSERFALVQGRVDAFPPKPEAPVTLHVMEELGADPATTLYVGDSNVDILTGHNAGLKSAGVSWGFRGRAELEAAGADYVVDTQAELAALVLGE, from the coding sequence ATGGCAGCAGCTTTTTCCCATGTGATCTTTGATCTGGACGGCACCATCCTCAACACGCTCGAGGACCTGGCGGCCGCCGGCAACCATACCTGCGAGACGCACGGCTGGCCCACGTTTGCCGTAGACGAGTACCGCTACAAGGTGGGAAACGGCATGCTCAAGCTGGTTGAACGCTTTATGCCCGCCGAGTACGCGGGAGACAGCCGTATGTTTGAGCAGACGCTTGCCGAGTTTAGGGCTTACTATGGCGAGCACAAGGAGGACCACACTGCCCCCTATGCCGGCACGATCGAGATGCTCGACCGCCTGCGCGCCGCGGGTGTGCAGCTTGCCGTGCTCACTAACAAGGACCACGTCTCGGCGGCTCCGCTTATCGAGAAGTATTTTGGTTCCGAGCGCTTTGCGCTGGTACAGGGCCGTGTCGATGCGTTTCCACCCAAGCCCGAAGCACCCGTCACGCTGCATGTGATGGAGGAGCTGGGTGCCGATCCGGCAACCACACTCTATGTGGGCGATTCCAATGTCGATATCCTGACCGGCCACAACGCCGGCCTTAAGAGCGCGGGCGTCAGCTGGGGCTTCCGCGGCCGCGCAGAGCTGGAAGCCGCCGGCGCCGACTACGTGGTGGACACCCAAGCAGAGCTCGCGGCGCTGGTGCTGGGCGAGTAA
- a CDS encoding HypC/HybG/HupF family hydrogenase formation chaperone — translation MCLAVPGKVVKRDDDLKATVDMMGIERPVSLRLVPTAQVGDYILVHAGFGIQIVDEQEAQETLELVNAMSELVEEDQLATNPAEAY, via the coding sequence ATGTGCCTTGCCGTTCCCGGTAAAGTAGTCAAACGCGACGACGACCTCAAGGCCACCGTCGACATGATGGGCATCGAGCGCCCCGTGTCGCTGCGACTCGTGCCGACGGCGCAGGTTGGCGACTATATTCTCGTACACGCCGGCTTTGGCATCCAGATTGTCGACGAGCAGGAAGCACAGGAAACGCTCGAGCTTGTTAATGCCATGTCCGAGCTGGTCGAAGAAGACCAGCTGGCCACCAACCCGGCGGAGGCTTACTAG
- the istA gene encoding IS21 family transposase yields the protein MAAEEGDGFDPQACNLAEFCRRTGLTRSRARTVRAHGFRALPHGNSGRRAAPGVLAGHTGLVDDLLRKGVTNSQVIFERLLGQGYAGGLTTVKTYIAAHRDLVPAKRRQAAPQGCRGQRFRTAPGEAYQMDWGFVAVERPGGERARIACFAMVCHHCGGAHVEFFPNARQENLLIGMLHAFSALGVPATVLTDNMKSVVVRRDADGRPVWQADYAEFMGVVGFRTRLCRPRHPYTKGKVERLVRFVKGNFLAGRSFTDLDALNREAALWCAEQGGRWRRAAACVPMREHEAACSANTRPLEVTAEVERYLCPRRKISFDGFVSFEGHRYGVPYWYVRRECRVNREGRVVHIYSDDLSRELVAHAVGTGADSWCEGQWETSPAQPEELPTQPVGTVVEQIAPPRTKPGFERFDFGRAE from the coding sequence ATGGCCGCGGAGGAGGGCGACGGGTTCGACCCGCAGGCATGCAACCTCGCGGAGTTCTGCAGGAGGACGGGGCTCACCCGCTCCCGCGCGAGGACGGTCAGGGCACACGGGTTCAGGGCCCTGCCCCACGGGAACAGCGGGAGGAGGGCCGCGCCGGGCGTGCTCGCCGGCCACACCGGCCTGGTGGACGACCTCCTGCGGAAGGGCGTCACCAACTCGCAGGTGATATTCGAGCGGCTGCTCGGCCAGGGCTACGCCGGCGGCCTCACCACGGTGAAGACCTATATCGCCGCGCACCGGGACCTCGTGCCCGCGAAGAGGCGGCAGGCGGCCCCGCAGGGCTGCCGCGGCCAGCGCTTCAGGACGGCGCCCGGAGAGGCCTACCAGATGGACTGGGGCTTCGTCGCGGTCGAGCGCCCCGGCGGGGAGCGGGCGCGGATCGCCTGCTTCGCCATGGTCTGCCACCATTGCGGGGGCGCCCACGTCGAGTTCTTCCCGAACGCGCGCCAGGAGAACCTCCTCATCGGGATGCTGCACGCGTTCTCGGCGCTGGGCGTGCCCGCGACCGTGCTCACCGACAACATGAAGAGCGTGGTCGTCCGCCGCGATGCCGACGGCCGGCCCGTCTGGCAGGCCGACTACGCCGAGTTCATGGGCGTCGTCGGCTTCCGCACCAGGCTGTGCAGGCCGCGCCACCCCTATACGAAGGGCAAGGTGGAGAGGCTCGTCCGCTTCGTGAAGGGGAACTTCCTCGCGGGAAGGTCCTTTACCGACCTTGACGCCCTCAACCGGGAGGCCGCCCTCTGGTGCGCCGAGCAGGGAGGCCGCTGGCGGCGCGCGGCGGCATGCGTCCCGATGCGCGAGCACGAGGCGGCGTGCTCGGCGAACACCAGGCCGCTCGAGGTCACGGCCGAGGTCGAGCGGTACCTGTGCCCGCGCCGGAAGATCTCCTTCGACGGCTTCGTGAGCTTCGAGGGGCACCGCTACGGCGTGCCCTACTGGTACGTCCGCCGCGAGTGCAGGGTGAACCGGGAGGGGCGCGTGGTGCACATATACAGCGACGACCTCTCCCGCGAGCTCGTCGCCCACGCCGTCGGCACCGGCGCCGACAGCTGGTGCGAGGGGCAGTGGGAGACATCGCCGGCGCAGCCCGAGGAGCTGCCGACCCAGCCGGTGGGGACCGTGGTCGAGCAAATCGCCCCGCCCAGGACGAAACCCGGTTTCGAGAGGTTCGACTTCGGGAGGGCCGAATGA
- a CDS encoding ATP-binding protein, which translates to MMAGAGASPYELASDAASRLGIAVGAEELATLASDLDLGDGEMAAVAATFSYLAEKRRLASIETLLRLSRLPRREPKTFEGFDFSRIQGRDAAALGKLPSLADLYAHRNVAFVGPGGIGKTHLAQAYGRECCMRGLKTYYIKATELRDRFQKAVQRGNTSRVVSSLVKPSCLIVDEVGRCVYDRPCTDLFFDVVDRRYEKEGPNAMVLTSNIAPSGWDEFFTGDDTLLCALDRLFDKASVFVMRGPSYRGRELDTYSVEAVPQAVKVRGIQPEGM; encoded by the coding sequence ATGATGGCGGGCGCGGGGGCGAGCCCCTACGAGCTCGCGAGCGACGCCGCGTCGAGGCTCGGGATCGCCGTCGGGGCGGAGGAGCTCGCGACCCTCGCCTCGGACCTCGACCTCGGCGACGGGGAGATGGCCGCCGTGGCAGCCACCTTCTCCTACCTTGCGGAGAAGAGGAGGCTCGCCTCCATCGAGACGCTGCTGAGGCTGAGCAGGCTGCCCAGGCGCGAGCCCAAGACCTTCGAGGGCTTCGACTTCTCCAGGATCCAGGGCCGGGACGCGGCCGCGCTGGGCAAGCTCCCGTCGCTGGCCGACCTCTACGCGCACCGCAACGTCGCCTTCGTCGGGCCCGGCGGCATAGGGAAGACGCACCTCGCGCAGGCCTACGGGCGCGAGTGCTGCATGCGGGGGCTCAAGACCTACTACATAAAGGCGACCGAGCTCAGGGACAGGTTCCAGAAGGCCGTCCAGCGGGGAAACACCTCGCGGGTCGTCTCCTCGCTCGTCAAGCCGTCGTGCCTCATCGTTGACGAGGTGGGGAGATGCGTCTACGACAGGCCGTGCACCGACCTGTTCTTCGATGTCGTCGACAGGCGCTACGAGAAGGAGGGGCCGAACGCGATGGTCCTCACGAGCAACATCGCCCCGAGCGGGTGGGATGAGTTCTTCACGGGCGACGACACGCTCCTCTGCGCCCTCGACAGGCTGTTCGACAAGGCGTCGGTGTTCGTGATGCGGGGCCCGAGCTACCGCGGCAGGGAGCTTGACACCTACTCGGTGGAGGCCGTCCCCCAGGCGGTGAAGGTGAGGGGGATCCAGCCCGAGGGGATGTAG
- the hypD gene encoding hydrogenase formation protein HypD, translating to MAPEQPARSGIDFSAFRDPKLARELIERIHELVGDRTINLMEVCGTHTVSIGRYGFRSIMPAGLKLLSGPGCPVCVTANRDIDHAIALANIDGAIITTFGDMMRVPGSSTSLAAQKAAGRDIRIVYSPLDALDIAEQNPDRPVIFMGVGFETTTPTIAAAILEAEARGLLNFSVYCAHKTTPPALRAIANDPETTIDGFILPGHVATITGLAPFSFLVDEFNTPGVVTGFEPVDILQGICMLVQIVVEDRPAIDNAYRRGVNADGNPVARQLVEQVFEPCDTTWRGLGPIAASGLAIRPEFSRFDARTRFDVPVEATVEPRGCRCGDVLRGAITPSDCPLFGRTCTPEHPVGPCMVSSEGSCAAYYRYRN from the coding sequence GTGGCGCCCGAGCAGCCGGCGCGCTCCGGTATCGATTTCTCGGCATTCCGCGATCCCAAGCTGGCTCGCGAGCTCATCGAGCGCATTCATGAGCTTGTCGGCGACCGCACCATCAACCTTATGGAAGTCTGCGGCACGCATACCGTGAGCATCGGGCGCTATGGCTTTCGCTCCATTATGCCGGCCGGGCTCAAGCTGCTGAGCGGCCCGGGCTGCCCCGTCTGCGTCACCGCCAACCGCGACATCGACCACGCAATCGCGCTCGCCAACATAGACGGCGCCATCATCACCACCTTTGGCGACATGATGCGCGTGCCCGGATCATCCACCTCGCTCGCTGCGCAAAAGGCGGCGGGGCGCGATATCCGCATCGTCTATTCCCCGCTCGACGCGCTCGACATTGCCGAGCAAAACCCTGATCGCCCGGTCATTTTTATGGGCGTGGGCTTTGAGACTACGACGCCCACCATCGCCGCCGCCATCTTGGAGGCCGAGGCGCGCGGGCTTTTGAACTTCTCGGTCTATTGCGCCCACAAGACCACGCCGCCGGCGTTGCGCGCCATCGCCAACGACCCCGAGACCACCATCGACGGCTTTATCCTGCCGGGCCACGTCGCCACCATCACGGGCTTGGCGCCCTTTAGCTTTTTGGTCGACGAATTTAATACCCCGGGCGTGGTCACGGGATTTGAACCGGTCGATATCCTGCAGGGCATCTGCATGCTGGTCCAGATAGTTGTCGAGGACAGGCCGGCGATTGACAACGCCTACCGCCGTGGCGTCAACGCAGACGGCAATCCCGTGGCGCGCCAGCTGGTCGAGCAGGTGTTTGAACCATGCGACACCACGTGGCGCGGGCTGGGGCCGATTGCGGCTTCGGGACTCGCCATTCGTCCCGAATTCTCGCGCTTTGATGCCCGTACCCGCTTTGATGTGCCCGTTGAGGCGACAGTCGAGCCGCGCGGGTGCCGCTGCGGCGACGTGCTGCGCGGGGCCATTACGCCGAGCGACTGCCCGCTCTTTGGCCGCACCTGCACGCCCGAGCACCCCGTCGGCCCGTGCATGGTGAGCTCCGAGGGCAGCTGCGCGGCGTACTACCGCTACCGCAACTAG
- a CDS encoding MurR/RpiR family transcriptional regulator has product MEGLYQNTLAETQELLDPTQLDHATKLIANARQVDIYTGSHNLYPAGMFRDRLFSAGKSATCHDNIEPQVCTALASGPDHVAIAISYSGLAPNLKDILPILSSRHVPVIVIGTPHCARIHPGFAAYLTVSDHESMTHRITQFASHIAVQYVLDSLYSSYFAKDYARCSEFLEHSFPYARLPGLK; this is encoded by the coding sequence ATGGAGGGGCTCTACCAGAACACGCTGGCCGAGACGCAGGAGCTGCTCGACCCCACGCAGCTCGACCACGCCACCAAACTCATCGCGAACGCCCGACAGGTCGACATCTACACGGGCTCGCACAATCTCTATCCAGCGGGAATGTTCCGCGATCGCCTGTTCTCCGCCGGTAAAAGCGCGACGTGCCACGACAATATCGAACCCCAGGTGTGCACGGCGCTCGCCTCGGGCCCCGACCATGTGGCAATCGCCATCTCCTACAGCGGCCTTGCCCCCAACCTCAAGGACATCTTACCGATCCTCAGCAGTCGGCATGTCCCGGTCATCGTTATCGGCACGCCTCATTGCGCACGCATTCACCCTGGCTTTGCCGCCTACCTCACGGTGAGTGACCACGAGAGCATGACGCATCGCATCACGCAGTTCGCGAGCCACATCGCCGTGCAATACGTGCTCGATTCGCTCTACAGCAGCTACTTCGCCAAAGACTACGCCCGCTGCTCCGAGTTCCTAGAGCACTCGTTTCCCTACGCCCGCCTGCCCGGGCTCAAGTAG
- a CDS encoding PTS sugar transporter subunit IIA, whose translation MGLFDMFKKKAEPAAVAAPASISASAGADVLCSPVKGKVIKMADVPDPVFGGEVLGKGCAVWPEDDLVYAPCDGKVTVTMGHAVGLQSDSGIEVLVHVGVDTVNMNGDGFEGFVKADDVVKAGQPILKIDRAKIAAAGYKDCVVVAVSNTAEFADVELAVEAESAVAAGDAIVKVVRK comes from the coding sequence ATGGGTCTGTTTGACATGTTCAAGAAGAAGGCTGAGCCCGCGGCTGTCGCTGCTCCGGCCTCCATCTCTGCTTCTGCTGGCGCCGACGTGCTGTGCTCGCCCGTCAAGGGCAAGGTCATCAAGATGGCCGACGTGCCCGATCCCGTCTTTGGTGGCGAGGTTCTGGGCAAGGGCTGTGCCGTGTGGCCCGAGGACGATCTGGTCTACGCTCCCTGCGACGGTAAGGTGACCGTCACCATGGGTCACGCCGTGGGTCTGCAGTCCGATAGCGGCATCGAGGTTCTGGTGCACGTTGGTGTCGATACCGTCAACATGAACGGTGACGGCTTCGAGGGCTTCGTCAAGGCCGACGACGTCGTGAAGGCCGGCCAGCCCATACTCAAGATCGACCGCGCCAAGATCGCTGCCGCCGGTTACAAGGACTGTGTCGTCGTGGCCGTGTCCAACACCGCCGAGTTCGCCGACGTCGAGCTTGCCGTTGAGGCAGAGTCCGCCGTCGCTGCCGGTGATGCCATCGTCAAGGTCGTCCGCAAGTAA
- the trxA gene encoding thioredoxin — MADINQITPENFDSIVNDSLPVLVDFWAPWCGPCRSLSPIVDEVADELAGKLAVAKCNVDDNQDLAMKYGVMSIPTLVVFKNGEEIDRSVGALPKARLQALLEKYL; from the coding sequence ATGGCTGACATTAATCAGATTACCCCCGAGAACTTCGATTCCATCGTTAACGACAGCCTGCCCGTGCTGGTCGATTTTTGGGCACCGTGGTGCGGGCCCTGTCGATCCCTCTCGCCCATCGTTGACGAGGTTGCCGATGAGCTGGCGGGCAAGCTTGCCGTTGCCAAATGCAACGTCGACGACAACCAGGACCTGGCCATGAAGTATGGCGTCATGAGCATCCCCACGCTGGTTGTGTTTAAGAACGGCGAGGAGATTGACCGCTCGGTTGGCGCTCTGCCCAAGGCGAGGCTGCAGGCGCTGCTGGAGAAGTATCTGTAA
- the hypF gene encoding carbamoyltransferase HypF — protein sequence MRHVHIHVTGIVQGVGMRPFVYREAMAHGICGWVLNAGDGVHIEAHAPADALDAFVAALSEHAPAAARVEYVEVVDLAANGWDAANEQGFRIVASQDQTAHTTLVSPDIATCNDCLRELFDPADRRYHYPFINCTNCGPRFTIIRSLPYDRAATSMDCFPMCPRCAAEYADPLDRRFHAQPDACFDCGPHITWREAVNGDACGNSSATPAVGTTREASDAIIERCVELLASGGIVAIKGLGGFHLACDAANEQAVAELRRRKRRSNKPLAVMVRSLADAGRLCHIDDAERELLAGSIRPIVLLRRRAVCESNGGSPDAFALAPSVAHDLPELGVMLPYTPLQHLLLAAAEACGMHALVMTSGNLSEEPIETDDDLAWEHLVAAGIADALLGNDRAILSRYDDSVVRVVDGAIMPVRRARGYAPQPLPLPALDGAPSCVLACGPQQKATIALAREGTNGEAPCFVSQHIGDVENGGTFDAWNAARTRLEDLFDLAPAALACDVHPSYLSGQWAREQARKCNLPLVEVQHHHAHIASVMAEAIAAGQLTTDARVLGIAFDGTGAGADGTIWGGEFLVASLGGFERAAHLRTWALPGGAASVRDARRNAFALLSELGLLEHPGAARLLDSLDEQTRSVTATMIERGINSPRTSSMGRLFDAAAAILGICDKATYEGEPAIELEAAAWRALDNEIARFPDDNAGYFASGPSWLDGPYVLDQKALFEALLGGIEAGASADRLALDFHVAVARSSARIASEICVHEGIDTVALSGGVFMNRLLLQLLTRELKSMGLTVLVPHSVPVNDGCIAYGQAAVARTRLAQVAPQ from the coding sequence ATGCGGCATGTGCATATTCATGTGACGGGCATTGTGCAGGGCGTTGGCATGCGACCGTTTGTGTATCGCGAGGCCATGGCGCATGGCATTTGCGGATGGGTGCTCAATGCGGGCGACGGCGTGCATATCGAGGCGCACGCTCCGGCCGATGCGCTCGATGCTTTTGTTGCCGCGCTTTCTGAGCATGCGCCTGCGGCAGCTCGCGTAGAGTATGTCGAGGTTGTGGACTTGGCAGCCAACGGTTGGGATGCCGCCAATGAACAGGGTTTTCGCATCGTAGCATCGCAGGACCAGACCGCGCACACGACGCTCGTCTCGCCCGATATCGCCACCTGCAACGATTGCTTGCGCGAATTGTTCGATCCCGCCGACCGACGCTATCACTACCCCTTTATCAACTGCACTAACTGCGGGCCACGCTTTACCATCATCCGATCGTTGCCTTATGACCGAGCGGCCACGTCGATGGATTGTTTTCCCATGTGTCCCAGGTGTGCCGCGGAGTATGCCGACCCACTCGACCGGCGTTTTCACGCGCAACCCGATGCCTGCTTTGATTGCGGGCCGCATATTACGTGGCGCGAGGCTGTAAACGGCGATGCGTGCGGGAATTCGTCCGCGACACCGGCCGTCGGCACCACACGCGAGGCCAGCGACGCTATCATCGAGCGCTGCGTTGAGCTGCTGGCCAGCGGTGGCATCGTCGCCATCAAGGGCCTGGGCGGATTCCATCTAGCCTGTGACGCTGCCAACGAGCAAGCGGTGGCCGAGTTGCGCCGTCGCAAACGCCGCAGCAACAAACCGCTTGCCGTCATGGTGCGCAGTCTTGCCGATGCCGGGCGCCTGTGCCATATCGACGACGCTGAGCGCGAGCTTCTCGCCGGCAGCATCCGCCCCATTGTGCTGCTGCGCCGACGTGCTGTTTGCGAGAGCAACGGCGGCTCCCCCGACGCCTTCGCGCTCGCGCCATCTGTCGCACACGACTTGCCCGAGCTCGGCGTCATGCTCCCCTATACGCCGCTTCAGCATCTGTTGCTCGCCGCGGCAGAAGCCTGCGGTATGCACGCGCTCGTCATGACCAGCGGAAACCTAAGCGAAGAACCCATCGAGACCGACGACGACCTTGCCTGGGAACACCTCGTTGCCGCCGGCATCGCCGACGCGTTGCTCGGTAACGACCGCGCGATCCTCTCGCGCTACGACGACTCTGTAGTGCGCGTGGTCGACGGCGCCATTATGCCCGTTCGCCGCGCTCGCGGATATGCACCCCAGCCGCTACCGTTGCCGGCGCTCGACGGCGCTCCGTCCTGCGTGCTAGCCTGCGGGCCACAACAAAAGGCCACGATTGCGCTCGCGCGTGAAGGGACGAACGGCGAGGCGCCCTGTTTTGTGTCGCAGCATATCGGCGATGTTGAAAACGGCGGGACCTTCGATGCCTGGAACGCCGCGCGCACGCGCTTGGAAGATCTCTTTGATTTGGCGCCCGCCGCCTTGGCCTGCGATGTACACCCCAGCTATCTATCGGGCCAGTGGGCGCGCGAGCAGGCGCGAAAATGCAATCTGCCGCTCGTCGAGGTGCAGCACCATCATGCGCATATCGCGAGCGTAATGGCCGAGGCCATCGCCGCGGGCCAGCTTACAACCGACGCGCGCGTCCTTGGCATCGCCTTTGACGGCACCGGCGCCGGCGCCGATGGGACCATTTGGGGCGGCGAGTTTCTTGTTGCCAGCCTTGGCGGCTTTGAACGCGCCGCGCATTTGCGCACCTGGGCGCTCCCCGGCGGGGCGGCCTCCGTGCGCGACGCCCGCCGCAACGCCTTTGCCCTGCTCAGTGAGCTCGGTCTGCTCGAGCACCCAGGTGCCGCTCGGCTTTTGGACAGCCTCGACGAGCAAACGCGCAGCGTGACAGCCACCATGATCGAGCGCGGCATCAACAGCCCGCGTACCAGCAGCATGGGGCGTCTCTTTGATGCCGCGGCAGCGATTCTGGGCATCTGCGACAAGGCAACCTACGAGGGCGAACCCGCCATAGAACTCGAAGCCGCCGCCTGGCGCGCGCTCGACAACGAAATCGCCCGTTTTCCCGACGACAACGCCGGTTATTTCGCATCTGGCCCATCGTGGCTGGACGGCCCCTATGTTCTGGACCAGAAAGCACTCTTTGAGGCACTTTTGGGAGGAATTGAAGCCGGAGCGTCCGCCGACAGGCTCGCACTCGACTTCCATGTCGCCGTCGCGCGCTCCTCGGCGCGCATCGCCAGCGAAATCTGCGTGCACGAGGGCATCGATACCGTCGCGCTCTCGGGTGGCGTGTTCATGAACCGACTTTTGCTCCAGCTCCTCACCCGCGAGCTCAAAAGCATGGGTCTCACTGTCTTGGTTCCTCACTCCGTACCCGTCAACGACGGCTGCATCGCCTACGGTCAGGCGGCAGTCGCACGCACCCGCCTCGCACAGGTCGCACCGCAATAG
- the nikR gene encoding nickel-responsive transcriptional regulator NikR, with protein sequence MAEHEHSCGYEHEHPHGADGDAGCHCSGSGSELVRFSVTAPDDLLRRFDEQIARRGDVANRSEAVRDLIRASIAKEQMRTPDEHVIGSLTMIYDHHTGDLTRRLDEVQHDYTDEIVSTMHVHLDHHNCLEILALKGRGERVYELADRLLGLRGVKHGELTCAATKQSLGL encoded by the coding sequence GTGGCCGAACACGAGCACAGCTGCGGGTACGAGCACGAGCATCCGCACGGGGCGGATGGTGACGCGGGCTGCCACTGTAGTGGTTCCGGCTCCGAGCTGGTCCGTTTTTCGGTTACCGCACCCGACGACCTGCTGCGCCGTTTTGACGAGCAGATCGCACGCCGCGGCGACGTGGCCAACCGATCCGAGGCCGTGCGCGACCTGATTCGCGCCTCGATCGCCAAGGAGCAGATGCGCACGCCCGATGAGCATGTTATCGGGTCGCTCACCATGATCTACGACCACCATACTGGCGACCTGACGCGCCGTCTGGACGAAGTGCAGCACGACTACACCGACGAGATCGTATCGACCATGCACGTGCATCTGGATCACCACAACTGTTTGGAGATTCTGGCGCTCAAGGGTCGCGGCGAGCGCGTCTACGAACTAGCCGACCGCCTGCTGGGCCTGCGCGGCGTTAAGCACGGCGAGCTCACCTGCGCCGCCACCAAGCAGAGCCTGGGGCTGTAG